The proteins below come from a single bacterium genomic window:
- the speB gene encoding agmatinase yields MHGRREMIHFQSHFQSPLEEADLVIVPLPYDGTTSFLAGTAKGPEAIIGASDQLEDMEEELSWRPLYELRVHSLPPVRPSSPSETPEEYLKKIEEALAPVPESAVLLGIGGEHSVSVPLVKNRLRPGDTFIVIDAHPDLRDYYGESGHSHACASRRVHSAGMNLIQIALGTISPEEREFLKSAGRIEQFWAWELEKPENFARLLKRLGEVEGNVYLSLDADGLSLSYMPGVGTPIPGGLEWGRLMEVLRAVFGNAKANVRGFDLVEAMPLESSVITEFSAAKIIQKMISFRWGMKKLLRDV; encoded by the coding sequence ATGCATGGAAGGCGTGAAATGATACATTTTCAGTCGCATTTTCAGTCGCCCCTCGAAGAGGCCGATCTCGTCATCGTCCCGCTCCCCTACGACGGCACCACTTCTTTCCTCGCCGGGACGGCGAAAGGGCCGGAGGCGATTATCGGGGCCTCGGACCAGCTTGAGGATATGGAGGAGGAGCTTTCGTGGCGTCCTCTTTACGAGCTTCGCGTCCACTCCCTTCCACCGGTCCGCCCCTCCTCGCCCTCCGAAACCCCGGAGGAGTATCTTAAAAAAATCGAGGAGGCGCTTGCGCCGGTGCCCGAAAGCGCCGTCCTGCTCGGCATCGGGGGCGAGCACTCGGTTTCCGTTCCGCTTGTCAAAAACCGTCTTCGCCCCGGCGATACCTTCATAGTCATAGACGCTCATCCCGACCTTCGGGATTACTACGGCGAGTCCGGCCACAGCCACGCCTGCGCCTCCCGCCGGGTCCACTCGGCGGGGATGAACCTCATCCAGATAGCTCTCGGGACGATCTCCCCCGAGGAGAGGGAGTTTTTGAAAAGCGCCGGGAGAATAGAGCAGTTCTGGGCCTGGGAACTGGAAAAACCGGAAAATTTCGCGCGGCTTTTAAAGCGGCTCGGCGAAGTGGAGGGCAACGTCTACCTCTCGCTGGACGCCGACGGCCTTTCCCTTTCCTACATGCCGGGAGTGGGCACGCCGATACCCGGAGGCCTCGAATGGGGGCGGCTGATGGAGGTTTTGCGCGCCGTTTTCGGGAACGCGAAGGCAAACGTGCGCGGCTTTGACCTTGTCGAGGCGATGCCGCTTGAATCAAGCGTCATCACCGAGTTTTCAGCCGCCAAAATAATCCAGAAGATGATTTCGTTCAGGTGGGGAATGAAAAAACTGCTGCGCGACGTTTAA
- a CDS encoding type II toxin-antitoxin system RelB/DinJ family antitoxin produces the protein MSTTTMVHVRVDEEVKEKAAEALEAMGLSVSDAVRVFLTRVAIEKALPFEVRVPNALTAKTLEKSERGEEVTVAADKKDLFKKLGI, from the coding sequence ATGTCGACTACGACGATGGTTCACGTAAGGGTGGACGAAGAAGTTAAAGAGAAGGCGGCCGAGGCTCTCGAAGCGATGGGGCTTTCTGTCTCGGATGCCGTCCGCGTATTCCTCACCCGCGTGGCGATCGAAAAAGCGCTCCCTTTTGAGGTTCGCGTACCGAATGCGCTGACGGCCAAGACTCTGGAAAAGAGCGAGCGCGGCGAAGAGGTGACGGTAGCCGCGGACAAGAAAGACCTTTTCAAAAAACTCGGAATCTAG
- a CDS encoding type II toxin-antitoxin system YafQ family toxin — protein MSRTPSFTGQFRRDVKLMKKRGREVSALETVLGLLIDGEQLPARYRDHSLSGNWIRHRECHIEPDWLLIYRIFEGDASICFERTGTHSDLFR, from the coding sequence GTGTCCCGCACGCCCTCTTTTACCGGGCAGTTCAGGCGCGACGTCAAACTGATGAAAAAGCGCGGGAGGGAGGTGTCCGCGTTGGAGACCGTCTTGGGATTACTCATAGATGGGGAACAACTTCCCGCCAGATACAGGGACCACTCGTTATCAGGCAACTGGATCAGGCACCGGGAGTGCCACATCGAGCCGGACTGGCTTTTAATCTACCGGATTTTTGAGGGCGACGCCTCAATATGTTTCGAGCGCACAGGAACCCACTCCGACCTCTTCCGCTGA
- a CDS encoding PAS domain S-box protein gives MQGERKVLFCVFVAAFTAALFLFAGQARASQKNVLLINSYHKGFEWTDRLTGGIEKGLSESTPEISLFTEYLDTKRISGELHFDHIETLFANKFRKMKFDLIITADDDALNFLYNRAHRLFPGVPVVFCGLSGYSPRYREKIPELTGIVQALGVRETLELALSTHPSANSLYIINDRTQTGESRQEQYLSAVKNLSRPVKVEFLRDYSMDELIRKLASLPPGGVIILHSFTRDRLGQVYNQQAATAMLSEAAPLPIYTCTDGKVGYGAVGGCVSEGMSHGLETAKMALRVLHGEKPSSIPVVENGINPPSFDQRQLDRFGISAFGLPKGSTIYFRPKTILAEFALETAVAVTVITLLFLLVVVLGVNIGRRSRAEKALLRSEKRYRELAELLPLVVFETDLRGRITYLNRFTFHLFDYTPEDIRKGLKIFDVVEEGKKDEVMRNFAGRLRGELGEPREYRLLMKNKSFVDALAYAIPIVEEDRTVGVRGVMIDITGRKRTEERLSQLAQVVEQATEEVVITDARGVITYVNSSFEKTTGYVAAEVLGKSPSVLKSGEHDDAFYKDLWTTIKAGREWAGRFHNRRKDGKLFYEDAVIFPIRSLSGEITGYAGIKRDVTEEVELENLMAQSKKMEALGTLAGGIAHDFNNILSAIIGYAELELKDAPTGERLHKNLSSILAAGGRAEQLVRQILAFSRSRSTQKEIADPAEIAIEALSFMRATLPSTVEIETYFNCPKSVFIDPVQLHQVITNLCANAGLAMRKSGGILRVAVDCVSEAAAGAQESGWGYVRITVSDTGCGIPPGTLDRIFDPFFTTREGGEGTGMGLAVVHGIVTGNGGSFKVESEVGQGSKFYVYLPAVERMPKSKEGKKVQPFGGKERVMLVDDEKSLTELSVEALKGYGYDVTGFTSSASALDAFRADPDLFKAVITDMTMPGITGDRLTREILALRPRTPVIIVTGFSDRLSGERAAQLGASAFLYKPLRMAELAAAVRSGIDKANQ, from the coding sequence TTGCAGGGTGAGCGGAAGGTTCTCTTCTGTGTTTTTGTCGCGGCGTTTACCGCCGCGCTTTTCCTTTTTGCGGGGCAGGCCCGCGCCTCGCAAAAAAATGTCCTTCTGATTAATTCCTACCACAAAGGGTTCGAGTGGACCGACCGGCTGACCGGGGGCATCGAAAAGGGGCTTTCCGAAAGCACCCCTGAAATCAGCCTTTTCACCGAATATCTCGACACCAAAAGAATCAGCGGCGAACTCCACTTCGACCATATCGAAACGCTCTTCGCCAACAAATTCCGGAAAATGAAGTTCGACCTGATAATCACGGCCGACGACGACGCCCTGAATTTTTTGTACAACCGGGCTCACCGGCTCTTCCCCGGCGTCCCCGTTGTTTTCTGCGGCCTGAGCGGTTACAGCCCGCGGTACCGGGAAAAAATTCCAGAGCTTACGGGAATAGTCCAGGCTCTCGGCGTAAGGGAGACCCTGGAGCTGGCGCTCTCCACGCACCCGTCGGCCAATTCCCTATACATAATCAATGACCGCACGCAGACCGGCGAAAGCAGGCAGGAGCAGTACCTTTCGGCCGTCAAAAACCTGAGCCGTCCGGTAAAAGTCGAGTTTTTGCGCGACTATTCGATGGACGAGCTTATCCGGAAGCTCGCGAGCCTCCCGCCCGGCGGCGTCATAATCCTCCACAGCTTCACCCGGGACCGGCTGGGGCAGGTTTACAACCAGCAGGCGGCCACCGCCATGCTTTCAGAGGCGGCCCCGCTCCCAATCTATACCTGTACCGACGGGAAGGTCGGCTACGGGGCTGTCGGAGGCTGCGTCAGCGAGGGAATGAGCCACGGCCTTGAGACGGCGAAGATGGCCTTGCGCGTGCTTCACGGCGAAAAGCCCTCGTCCATACCGGTGGTCGAAAACGGCATTAACCCGCCGAGCTTCGATCAGAGGCAGCTCGACCGCTTCGGAATAAGCGCTTTCGGGCTTCCAAAGGGAAGCACCATCTATTTCAGGCCGAAGACCATACTGGCCGAGTTCGCGCTGGAGACCGCCGTGGCCGTCACGGTCATAACTCTCCTCTTTCTCCTGGTCGTCGTGCTTGGGGTAAACATCGGCAGGCGTTCGAGAGCCGAAAAAGCGCTGCTCCGTAGCGAAAAGAGGTACCGCGAGCTGGCCGAACTCCTGCCCCTGGTGGTCTTTGAAACCGATCTTCGGGGCCGCATAACCTATCTCAACCGCTTCACCTTTCACCTTTTCGACTACACGCCCGAGGACATCAGAAAAGGGCTGAAGATTTTTGACGTCGTCGAGGAGGGGAAAAAAGACGAGGTCATGCGGAATTTCGCCGGAAGGCTCAGGGGCGAGCTTGGCGAACCGAGGGAATACCGGCTCTTGATGAAGAACAAATCCTTCGTGGACGCTCTGGCCTATGCCATACCTATCGTAGAGGAGGACCGAACCGTCGGCGTGCGCGGGGTAATGATCGACATAACCGGCAGGAAGCGCACCGAAGAGCGCCTTTCCCAGCTGGCGCAGGTGGTGGAGCAGGCCACCGAAGAGGTGGTGATCACCGACGCGAGAGGGGTTATAACCTACGTAAACTCCTCCTTTGAAAAGACGACCGGCTACGTGGCTGCGGAGGTTCTCGGCAAGTCCCCCTCGGTTTTAAAGAGCGGGGAACACGACGACGCCTTTTACAAAGATCTCTGGACGACCATAAAGGCGGGCAGGGAGTGGGCCGGGAGATTTCACAACCGCAGGAAGGATGGAAAACTCTTTTACGAGGACGCGGTCATCTTCCCCATACGCTCCCTTTCGGGGGAGATAACGGGCTACGCGGGCATCAAGCGGGACGTGACCGAGGAGGTCGAGCTTGAAAACCTCATGGCCCAGTCAAAGAAGATGGAGGCGCTCGGCACCCTCGCGGGCGGAATCGCTCACGACTTCAACAACATACTCTCCGCGATAATCGGCTACGCCGAACTGGAGCTTAAGGACGCCCCCACGGGAGAGAGGCTGCACAAAAACCTCTCGTCGATACTGGCTGCCGGCGGTCGCGCCGAGCAGTTGGTGAGGCAGATTCTCGCCTTCAGCCGTTCCCGCAGCACCCAAAAAGAGATAGCCGATCCCGCCGAGATCGCCATCGAAGCCCTGAGCTTCATGCGCGCCACCCTTCCCTCCACGGTGGAGATAGAGACATACTTCAACTGCCCCAAAAGCGTCTTTATCGATCCTGTCCAGCTCCATCAGGTCATCACCAATCTCTGCGCGAACGCCGGGCTGGCGATGCGAAAGTCCGGGGGCATCCTCCGGGTCGCGGTGGACTGCGTGAGCGAGGCCGCCGCCGGGGCACAGGAAAGCGGCTGGGGGTACGTGCGGATAACCGTCTCGGATACCGGGTGCGGAATACCGCCGGGGACCCTGGACCGCATCTTCGACCCCTTCTTCACCACCCGTGAGGGAGGCGAAGGGACGGGCATGGGGCTGGCGGTGGTCCACGGCATAGTCACCGGTAACGGCGGCTCCTTCAAGGTCGAAAGCGAAGTGGGGCAAGGATCGAAGTTTTACGTCTACCTGCCTGCGGTGGAGCGGATGCCAAAATCAAAGGAAGGCAAAAAAGTCCAGCCTTTCGGCGGTAAAGAGAGGGTAATGCTGGTAGACGACGAAAAATCCCTGACCGAGCTTTCAGTCGAGGCGCTGAAAGGGTACGGCTACGACGTGACGGGTTTTACCAGTTCCGCAAGCGCCCTCGATGCTTTCAGGGCGGATCCGGACCTCTTCAAGGCGGTAATCACCGACATGACGATGCCGGGAATCACGGGCGACCGGCTGACCCGTGAAATACTGGCTCTTCGGCCCCGGACGCCGGTGATAATCGTCACCGGCTTCTCGGACAGGCTCTCCGGGGAGCGCGCCGCACAGCTTGGCGCCTCGGCCTTCCTCTACAAGCCCCTCCGCATGGCGGAACTTGCCGCCGCAGTCCGCTCAGGCATCGACAAGGCCAATCAATAA
- a CDS encoding sigma-70 family RNA polymerase sigma factor → MFSQSATINRGEREDASAKGSNLIAAYLREVRKTPLLTPEEEIELSYLIAKGDEAARERMIKSNLRLVVKIAKAYLNRGLSFLDLIEEGNIGLMRGVERFKAEKECRFSTYGAWWIRQAIERALHKQTSTIRVPVHVLEHLDKMLRVHKRLEISLGREPTDDEIALDCGMKPGYVAKLRWVRQSICSLDSAIDLDGDLSVKETLSDPDSPDPFKDIYQSERTELLKKALGRLDERERTVLEMRFGIGEHTSMTLKEVGEELGVTRERIRQIERKAFVNLTRALKAERLDG, encoded by the coding sequence ATGTTCTCCCAATCCGCGACGATAAACAGGGGCGAGCGAGAAGACGCCAGCGCGAAGGGTTCAAACCTCATAGCCGCTTACCTCCGGGAAGTGAGGAAGACTCCTCTGCTGACCCCCGAGGAAGAAATAGAGTTGTCCTATCTGATCGCGAAGGGCGACGAGGCCGCCCGCGAGAGGATGATAAAATCCAACCTTCGCCTCGTGGTGAAGATAGCCAAGGCCTACCTTAACAGGGGCCTTTCCTTTCTGGACCTTATCGAAGAGGGCAATATCGGCCTCATGCGCGGCGTCGAGCGCTTCAAGGCTGAAAAGGAATGCAGGTTCTCCACCTACGGAGCCTGGTGGATACGTCAGGCCATAGAGAGAGCCCTGCACAAGCAGACCTCGACCATCCGCGTGCCGGTGCATGTCCTTGAGCATCTCGACAAGATGCTCCGCGTCCACAAAAGGCTCGAAATATCCCTCGGGAGAGAGCCCACCGACGACGAAATAGCCTTGGATTGCGGCATGAAGCCGGGCTACGTGGCCAAACTCCGCTGGGTGAGGCAGTCGATCTGCTCGCTGGACAGCGCCATCGATCTGGACGGCGACCTCAGCGTGAAAGAGACCCTCTCCGACCCTGATTCGCCCGACCCCTTCAAGGATATCTACCAGAGCGAGAGGACGGAGCTTCTGAAAAAGGCCCTCGGAAGACTCGACGAGAGGGAAAGAACGGTTCTTGAGATGCGCTTCGGCATCGGCGAACACACCTCGATGACTTTAAAAGAGGTAGGCGAAGAACTCGGCGTCACCCGCGAGCGCATCCGCCAGATAGAAAGAAAGGCTTTCGTGAATCTGACCCGGGCGCTTAAGGCTGAGCGCCTCGACGGGTAA